The following is a genomic window from Bordetella sp. H567.
GCGTGGGGCTGAACAACGCCATGGCGTCGGCGGTCAACGTGCTGGGCGACGTGCATGGCGGGGCAGGGGAGCAGGCGGTCGGCCTGTATGAGGACGCGGCCGCGCGCATGCGCGCAGGCGCCTCGCGCGTAGCCGCGGTGCAGGGCGCGCTGGACACTTATATCGAGAACCACGGCAAGTTCGTGTCCGGGTTCGGCCATCGCTTCCATCCCATCGATCCACGCGCGCCGCGCCTGCTGGCGCTGGTGGACGAGGCCGCGCGGGCGGGCGAGGTCAGCGGCGAGTACGCGGCCATCGCGCGCGCCATCGAAGCGGAACTGGCCGCGCGCAAGGACAGGACCATCCCGATGAATATCGACGGCGCGACCGCCGTGATCTACGCGGAGCTGGGCTTCCCCGCGCCCTTGGCGCGCGGCCTGTTCTGCCTGTCGCGTTCGGTGGGCATCCTGGCGCATGCGTGGGAACAGACGCGCCAGGGCGGCCGCAACAAGGGGCCGATTCCGCGGCAGTACATTCCCGTGTACGAAGGTCATCCGCCGCGTCCGCTGCCGCCGGAAGCGGTGCGGGAAGGCCAGGGCTGACGCCGCCATGAGCAGGCGTGCGCTGTGGGCGCGACCGTATGGGAAGGCCCGCGGCACCGTTTGCATCGCAAGTGACTCCAGGAGCAGTAATGCGCATCGAACGCATAGAAGCCATACCCCTGCGGATGCCGCTGCCGCGGCCCTTGAAGGCGGCCACTGCCTTCATCACCCACCGCTGCACGGTGCTCACGCGCGTCTACACGGACCAGGGCGTGGTGGGCGAATGTTTCGGCAATAACGAGGACACCGGGCAGGCGGAAATCCTGCGCCTGATCCGCGACGAACTGGCGCCCGTGCTGGTCGGCCGCGACGCCTTCCTGGTGGAATCCTGCTGGCAGGCGATGCAGCCGGCCACGCGGGACATCCTGCGCGATCGGCGGATGGCGATACGCGCTATCGCATGCATCGACGCCGCCTTGTGGGACGCCGTGGGCAAGGCCCTGAACGTGCCGCTGCACAAGATGTGGGGCGGCTACAGCGACGACGTGGCCGCCTACGCGATGGGCGGCTATTACCGCGCGGAAGACGACCTGGGCGCGGTGGCGCGGGAAATGTCGGCCTTGCGCGACCAGGGCTTTGCCGGCTGCAAGCTGAAGGTGGGTGCCTTGTCACCGCAGGCCGATGCCGAGCGCGTGCGCGCGGCGCGCGACGGCGCCGGTCCGGGCTTCAAGCTGATGCCGGATCCCAACCAGGGTTGGAACTACGAACAGGCCCTGGCCTTCGCACGGCTGGTGGAGCCCCTGGACATCTTCTGGTTGGAAGAACCCTGCTACTGGGCCAACGACCGCCAGGACCTGGCGCGCCTGCGCCGTACGGTGCCCATTCCCATCTGCGCAGGGCAAAGCGAAATCAGCGTGGCCGGCTGCCGCGAACTGATGGCCGCCGGGGCGATCGATATCTGCAACTACGATCCCAGCTGGGGCGGCGGGCCGACGGCCTGGCGCAAGGTGGCGGCCGTGGCCCATGCCTATGGCGTGGGCGTGCTGTCCCACCTGGAGCCGCAGGTCGGCGCGATGCTGGCGGCCTCGGTGCCCAACGGCGTGGGCGTGGAAGTGATGCAGCCGGATCGCGACCCGCTGTATCACGCGCTGGTGGCCAACCGGCCCACGATCGCGAATGGGCGCTTGACCCTGCCCGACGGCCCGGGATGGGGACTGCAACTGGACCGCGACGTGGAGAAGCGGCTGATGGCCTGATCTCGCAATGCAGGGATCGTCCTTTGCCGGGACCTGCGTCCGGCCAGGGACGCGGGCTGGATAAGGAAGTGCTGGAATTGCCGGGAACCGATATGTGGAATATGAGCTTTACCCCGCCGGTCGTCATCGAAGCCCGCGCGCTGACGCGCCTGCCCGATCGCTACCGCGAACCGCGCGAGAACCCCTGGGCATCGGCGAACAAGCCGGGCCATCGCGTCGACTGCTTCCTGGAAGGTCCGGCCTTCGACCGCGACGGCAACCTGTACGTCACGGACATCCCCTATGGGCGCATCTTTCGCATCGGCCCGTCGCTGGATTGGGAACTGATTGTCGAATACGACGGCTGGCCCAACGGCATTGCGATCCACGCGGACGGATCCTTGTGGATCGCCGACTACCGCCGCGGCATCGTGCGCCTGGACCCGAAGACCGGCGCGATCGATACGCCCCTGGGGCACCGGAATTCCGAAGGCTTCAAGGGGCCCAACGACCTTACCTTCGATGCCGCGGGCAATCTGTACTTCACCGACCAGGGGCAGACGGGACTGCATGATCCCACGGGCCGCGTCTATCGCCTGGCGCCGTCCGGCAAGCTGGACCGCCTGCTGGACAACGTGCCCAGCCCCAACGGCATCGCCCTGGACCGCGAAGAGTCCTTCCTGTACACCGCCGTCACGCGCGCCAATTCTGTATGGCGCGGTCCGCTGCTGGCGGATGGATCCCTATCGAAGGTGGGCGCCTTCCGTACCTTCTTCGGCGCCAGCGGTCCGGATGGCCTGGCGGTGGATGCGGACAACCGGCTGGTGGTGGCACATGCCAGCCTGGGCGGCGCCTTCCTGGTCGAGCCCAACGGCGACGTCACGCACTTCATCCGCAGCCCCATGGGCGGAACGGTCACCAACATCGCCTATCGGCCCGGCACGTCGCGCCTGGTGATGACGGAGTCGCGCAGCGGCACCGTGCTGGAGGCGGAATTGCCCGCGGAAGGGCTGCCGTTGTTCTCGCATTCGCCCGTGCGCTAGCCTGCCATCGGCACGGGGCGGCATCAGCAAGGCGGCGCGGGATTGCCGACGCGCCGCCTCGCCCCTCACGCTTTTTCTTCCGTGGCCTTGCCCAGGAACTGCCGCAGGATGGAGTTCGATTCGCCCTTCAGGCGCTGGCGCAGCACCGGTTCGGGCGTGCCGCGCTTCAGGAACTGGCCGCTGCCGCGCTGCACGTGCAGCTTGCCGTCGCGCACGGCGATGCGTCCGCGGCTGACCACGGTTTCGGGCCAGCCGCGCACCGTGCGGCCTTCGTACGGCGTATAGCCCACCTGGTCGTGCAGCATGGCGCTGCTGACGTGAACTTCGCGATCGGGGTTCCAGATGGCGAAGTCGGCGTCCGCGCCGACCGCGATGGTGCCCTTGCGCGGATACAGGCCGTAGGTACGCGCGTGATTGGCGGACGTCACCGCGACGAAGCGCTCGATGCTCATGCGGCCCTTGAGCACGCCTTCGGAAAACAGCAGCGGCATGCGCAACTCGAGGCCCGGCACGCCGTTGGCCATGTCCTTGAAAGTGGTGTCCTGGCCCTTGGGCAGCTTGCCGCTTTCGTCGAAGCGATACGGCGCGTGGTCGGATGAATACATCTGCAGCGTGCCGTCGACCAGGCCGGCCCAGACGGCTTCCTGCGAGGCCGCATCGCGCGGCGGCGGGCTGCAGCAATACTTGGCGCCCTCCAGGCCGGGCAGGTCCAGGTCTTCCGCGCGCAGGAAGAGATACTGCGGGCAGCTCTCGGCCAGGATGGGCAGGCCCAGCGCCTGCGAGGCATGCACCACGCGCACGGCTTCCAGGCCGGCCACGTGCACGATCAGGATGGGAACGTCCATCAGCCGTGCCAGGGCCACGGCGCGATTCGTCGCCTCGCTTTCGGCCAGCGGCGTGTGCGCGACTGCATGGTACTTGGGCGCCGTCATGCCGCGATCGACCAGCTTGCGCGCGATCCAGCGGATCATGTCGTTGTTTTCGGCGTGGACCATGACCAGCGCGCCTTCGCGGTCGGCCACTTCCAGCACGTCCAGCAACTGGTAGTCGTCGATCTTCAGGCGCTCGTAGGTCATGTAGACCTTGAAGGACGTGATGCCCTCGCGGATCAGCGCCGGCAAGTCATGTTGCAGGGCATGCTCCGTGGGGTCGGACAGGATCAGGTGGAAACCGTAGTCGATGACCGCCTTTTCCGCAGCGCGGCGGTGGTAGTCGGCGACGACCTCCGGCAGGGCGTTGCCGCGATGCTGGGCCGCGAACGGGATGATGGTGGTCGTGCCGCCGAAGGCGGCCGAGACGGTCGCGCTGTAGAAGTCGTCGGCGCACATGACGCCCATGCCGGACAGCTGTTCCACATGGCAATGGCTGTCGATGCCGCCGGGCAGCACCCAATGGCCGGCGGCATCGATATCCTGGCGGCCGGGCGGCAGGCCGCGGCCCACCGCGGCGATGACGCCACCGCGCACGCCGATGTCCGCGTGGAAGGTATCGCTGGCCGTGCTGATGCGGCCATTGCGTACGGTCAGGTCGAAATCGCCGGACGAGCTCATCGGGAAGGAATCCTTGGTTGCGTCTGTTTCTCGGGAGCGCCGCAACGAATGACGGCCGCGCTGGCGACCATGCTAATGCTTTCCCCGGACGCGCCGCTTGCTTTTTTGTCGCGCGCCTATAACGCGCCGTTAAGCCGCGATCCGGTCAGGCTTCGGACGGTTCCAGGTGCCCGCCCAGGGAAGCCAAATCAAAGCGAGATAAGTCGCCAGGGCCGCCTTCAGGCTGTGCCCCGAGTGTCAAGCCAGGTTTCTGCCGGCGGGGCCGGGGGAAGGTTCCGCCGGCGCCGGGGTGAATCCCTGTGCCTTCATCGTTACGCGCAGCGTATCGACGAAATCCTGGGCCAGCCGGGACAAGGGCTCGAAGCGCGATTGCAGCAGGCTGGCGGTCAGCACCTTGGCCTGCGCGATGGGGCGGACCACGAATTCGCCGTCGGTGCGGCTGCGCACCGAGAATTCGTCGACGATGGCGATGCCGGCGCCCGCCTGCACCAGGGAACAGGCATTCTGCGGCGAGCTGACTTCCACGGCCAGGCGCCGCGGTTCGCCGGCTTCCTGGTACATCTGCTCCACCAGCGCGCCCAGCGGCGTATCGGCGCCGTAGGACACCAGCGGGTAGGGCAGCAGGTCGCGGACGGTCAGGCGCGGCAGCTGGGCCAGGGGATGGTTGTAGGGGCAGATGCAGACCAGGCGGGCCTCGCCGATGGCTTGCGCGACCAGGTTGGGATGCTGGGCCGGCTGGATGACGACGCCGATCTCGGCGCGGTTGTCCAGCAGCATCTGGGTCAGCGGCCGGAAAGCCAGCGACTGGAAGGTAACCTTCACGTCCTCGTGGGCTTTCTGGAAGGCCGCGATGGCCAGCGGAATCAGCATATGCCCGATGCTCGGGCTGGACACGATATGCAGGATGCCGGTGCGCCGTTCGGCCAGTTCGCCGGCCAGCTCGCCCACGCGGCGCACGCCGGCGTAGACATGCTCCACTTCACGGAACAGCTGCCTGGCCTCCGGCGTGGGATACAGGCGGCCCTTGATGCGTTCGAACAGGGCGAAACCCAGGCGCTGCTCGGTATGCGCCAGCAGGCGGCTGACGGCGGGTTGCGACACGAACAGCAGCTTGGCCGCGCCGCTGATCGAGCCGGTGGTCATGACGGCACGGAAAACTTCGATCTGCCTGAGATTGAGCAACATAGGACGTTCTGGGTTGAAGCGCTCGGGGCGGTGCCGCCGAGGCGGGTGTCGGGCAGCGGCGCCGGCCGCCCCGTCATAACGCGATGTTAAGCCCGAACGATAAAACGTCATGCCGGCAGGGCGCGGCGCGCTGCTAGACTCGCGGCTATCGGCCGGCCCTCCCGGGCCGATGCCCCGGCGCGCGCCGCACCGCGAGGAATGCCATGGAACGGACTCTCTACGTCATCAATCCAAATTCCACCCAGGCCGTCACCGACGCCTTCGACGCCGGACTGGCGCCGCTGCGGGTGGCGGGCGGCCCGCGCATCGAATGCCTGACCCTGCGCGAAGGCCCGCCGGGCATCCAGACGCAGATGGACGTGGAAAACGTGACATTGCCGATGGTCCGCCTGGTGCAGGACCTGGACCGCCGGCACGGCGACGCGGCGGCGGGCTACGTGATCGCCTGCTTCAGCGATCCGGGCTTGCACGCGGTACGGGAAGCGACTTCAAAACCGGTGCTGGGCATCAGCGAATGCGGCATCCTGACCGCCATGACGCTGGGCCTGCGCGTCGGCGTCATCGCCATCCTGCGCCAGTCCATTCCCCGCCATGGCCGCATGTTCGGCGCCATGGGCGTGCAGGGGCGCATCGCCGCGGAACTGCCGCTGGGCCTGGGCGTGGTCGAACTGAGCGACGCCGCGCGCACCCGCGACCGGCTGGCCGAAGTAGGGCGCGCCTTGCGCGACAGCCACCAGGCCGACGTCCTGGTGCTGGGCTGTGCCGGCATGGCTTCCTATCGCGCCTGGCTGCAGGAAGAAGTCGGCCTGCCCGTGGTCGAGCCCACCCAGGCCGCCGTCGGCATGGCGCTGGGCCGCATTTTGCTGGATTCCGCGGCGCGTTGAGCGGCGTGGGAGCGCTTCCTGG
Proteins encoded in this region:
- a CDS encoding SMP-30/gluconolactonase/LRE family protein, with product MWNMSFTPPVVIEARALTRLPDRYREPRENPWASANKPGHRVDCFLEGPAFDRDGNLYVTDIPYGRIFRIGPSLDWELIVEYDGWPNGIAIHADGSLWIADYRRGIVRLDPKTGAIDTPLGHRNSEGFKGPNDLTFDAAGNLYFTDQGQTGLHDPTGRVYRLAPSGKLDRLLDNVPSPNGIALDREESFLYTAVTRANSVWRGPLLADGSLSKVGAFRTFFGASGPDGLAVDADNRLVVAHASLGGAFLVEPNGDVTHFIRSPMGGTVTNIAYRPGTSRLVMTESRSGTVLEAELPAEGLPLFSHSPVR
- a CDS encoding aspartate/glutamate racemase family protein, translating into MERTLYVINPNSTQAVTDAFDAGLAPLRVAGGPRIECLTLREGPPGIQTQMDVENVTLPMVRLVQDLDRRHGDAAAGYVIACFSDPGLHAVREATSKPVLGISECGILTAMTLGLRVGVIAILRQSIPRHGRMFGAMGVQGRIAAELPLGLGVVELSDAARTRDRLAEVGRALRDSHQADVLVLGCAGMASYRAWLQEEVGLPVVEPTQAAVGMALGRILLDSAAR
- the hydA gene encoding dihydropyrimidinase translates to MSSSGDFDLTVRNGRISTASDTFHADIGVRGGVIAAVGRGLPPGRQDIDAAGHWVLPGGIDSHCHVEQLSGMGVMCADDFYSATVSAAFGGTTTIIPFAAQHRGNALPEVVADYHRRAAEKAVIDYGFHLILSDPTEHALQHDLPALIREGITSFKVYMTYERLKIDDYQLLDVLEVADREGALVMVHAENNDMIRWIARKLVDRGMTAPKYHAVAHTPLAESEATNRAVALARLMDVPILIVHVAGLEAVRVVHASQALGLPILAESCPQYLFLRAEDLDLPGLEGAKYCCSPPPRDAASQEAVWAGLVDGTLQMYSSDHAPYRFDESGKLPKGQDTTFKDMANGVPGLELRMPLLFSEGVLKGRMSIERFVAVTSANHARTYGLYPRKGTIAVGADADFAIWNPDREVHVSSAMLHDQVGYTPYEGRTVRGWPETVVSRGRIAVRDGKLHVQRGSGQFLKRGTPEPVLRQRLKGESNSILRQFLGKATEEKA
- a CDS encoding LysR substrate-binding domain-containing protein, producing the protein MLLNLRQIEVFRAVMTTGSISGAAKLLFVSQPAVSRLLAHTEQRLGFALFERIKGRLYPTPEARQLFREVEHVYAGVRRVGELAGELAERRTGILHIVSSPSIGHMLIPLAIAAFQKAHEDVKVTFQSLAFRPLTQMLLDNRAEIGVVIQPAQHPNLVAQAIGEARLVCICPYNHPLAQLPRLTVRDLLPYPLVSYGADTPLGALVEQMYQEAGEPRRLAVEVSSPQNACSLVQAGAGIAIVDEFSVRSRTDGEFVVRPIAQAKVLTASLLQSRFEPLSRLAQDFVDTLRVTMKAQGFTPAPAEPSPGPAGRNLA
- a CDS encoding mandelate racemase/muconate lactonizing enzyme family protein translates to MRIERIEAIPLRMPLPRPLKAATAFITHRCTVLTRVYTDQGVVGECFGNNEDTGQAEILRLIRDELAPVLVGRDAFLVESCWQAMQPATRDILRDRRMAIRAIACIDAALWDAVGKALNVPLHKMWGGYSDDVAAYAMGGYYRAEDDLGAVAREMSALRDQGFAGCKLKVGALSPQADAERVRAARDGAGPGFKLMPDPNQGWNYEQALAFARLVEPLDIFWLEEPCYWANDRQDLARLRRTVPIPICAGQSEISVAGCRELMAAGAIDICNYDPSWGGGPTAWRKVAAVAHAYGVGVLSHLEPQVGAMLAASVPNGVGVEVMQPDRDPLYHALVANRPTIANGRLTLPDGPGWGLQLDRDVEKRLMA
- a CDS encoding citryl-CoA lyase, whose product is MNENEIGGEGLESRKWWHTEITDMRPGVIRYHGYAIEDLIGNVGFAQMAWLMLRGELPTPGQGRLLDAALMAGVDHGPQAPSIAIARMAATCGVGLNNAMASAVNVLGDVHGGAGEQAVGLYEDAAARMRAGASRVAAVQGALDTYIENHGKFVSGFGHRFHPIDPRAPRLLALVDEAARAGEVSGEYAAIARAIEAELAARKDRTIPMNIDGATAVIYAELGFPAPLARGLFCLSRSVGILAHAWEQTRQGGRNKGPIPRQYIPVYEGHPPRPLPPEAVREGQG